One Hippocampus zosterae strain Florida chromosome 4, ASM2543408v3, whole genome shotgun sequence genomic window carries:
- the spi1b gene encoding transcription factor PU.1b isoform X2: MYDPEIYRHQIPDYYNPYVLDTEMQADHWDYHGGHSHVHPTEFENLQETNFTELQSVQSLHPPGLIRHEVMRYDPENLMDPNLGAHSHMLQQPVTFFPRTVYPPHVSQHSTDDEEHGRQSPPLEVSDEECLRDQVPYVIPGEMGNKKKIRLYQFLLDLLRNGDMKDSIWWVDRDKGMFQFSSKHKEALAHRWGIQKGNRKKMTYQKMARALRNYGKTGEVKKIKKKLTYQFSDEVLGKTHLERKPYM, from the exons ATGTATGATCCCGAGATCTACAGACATCAAATTCCGGATTATTATAATCCATATGTTCTGGATACAGAGATGCAGGCAG ATCACTGGGACTATCACGGCGGTCACAGCCATGTACACCCGACAGAATTTGAAAACCTTCAAGAGACAAACTTCACAGAGCTACAAAGTGTGCAGTCCCTGCACCCACCCGGTCTCATCCGGCACGAGGTCATGCGCTATGATCCAGAAAATCTAATGGATCCGAACCTCGGGGCACATTCTCATATGTTACAGCAACCA GTCACATTCTTCCCCCGAACGGTGTATCCTCCACATGTGTCCCAACACAGCACTGATGATGAAGAGCACGGACGTCAAAGTCCCCCCCTGGAGGTGTCTGATGAGGAGTGTCTTCGAGATCAAGTTCCTTACGTCATACCCGGAGAAATGG GCAACAAAAAGAAGATTCGTTTGTATCAGTTCCTGTTGGACCTTTTACGAAACGGCGATATGAAGGACAGTATCTGGTGGGTGGACAGAGACAAAGGAATGTTCCAGTTTTCATCCAAACACAAGGAGGCCCTGGCACACCGCTGGGGAATCCAAAAGGGCAACCGCAAAAAAATGACCTATCAAAAGATGGCCCGGGCTTTGCGCAACTATGGTAAAACTGGAGAGGTCAAAAAGATCAAGAAAAAACTGACCTATCAGTTCAGTGACGAGGTCCTCGGGAAGACGCATTTGGAGAGAAAGCCATACATGTAG
- the spi1b gene encoding transcription factor PU.1b isoform X1: MRGNFETLCNGAAKVLKGCESFWSARCLSPLVGEEAPMLHPYRMESYLITPSSEEMYDPEIYRHQIPDYYNPYVLDTEMQADHWDYHGGHSHVHPTEFENLQETNFTELQSVQSLHPPGLIRHEVMRYDPENLMDPNLGAHSHMLQQPVTFFPRTVYPPHVSQHSTDDEEHGRQSPPLEVSDEECLRDQVPYVIPGEMGNKKKIRLYQFLLDLLRNGDMKDSIWWVDRDKGMFQFSSKHKEALAHRWGIQKGNRKKMTYQKMARALRNYGKTGEVKKIKKKLTYQFSDEVLGKTHLERKPYM, encoded by the exons ATGAGAGGAAATTTTGAAACATTGTGCAATGGTGCTGCAAAAGTTTTGAAAGGTTGTGAGAGCTTTTGGTCTGCAAGGTGTCTGAGCCCACTTGTTGGAGAGGAAGCCCCCATGTTGCATCCCTACAGAATGGAGAGTTACCTCATTACACCT TCCTCAGAAGAAATGTATGATCCCGAGATCTACAGACATCAAATTCCGGATTATTATAATCCATATGTTCTGGATACAGAGATGCAGGCAG ATCACTGGGACTATCACGGCGGTCACAGCCATGTACACCCGACAGAATTTGAAAACCTTCAAGAGACAAACTTCACAGAGCTACAAAGTGTGCAGTCCCTGCACCCACCCGGTCTCATCCGGCACGAGGTCATGCGCTATGATCCAGAAAATCTAATGGATCCGAACCTCGGGGCACATTCTCATATGTTACAGCAACCA GTCACATTCTTCCCCCGAACGGTGTATCCTCCACATGTGTCCCAACACAGCACTGATGATGAAGAGCACGGACGTCAAAGTCCCCCCCTGGAGGTGTCTGATGAGGAGTGTCTTCGAGATCAAGTTCCTTACGTCATACCCGGAGAAATGG GCAACAAAAAGAAGATTCGTTTGTATCAGTTCCTGTTGGACCTTTTACGAAACGGCGATATGAAGGACAGTATCTGGTGGGTGGACAGAGACAAAGGAATGTTCCAGTTTTCATCCAAACACAAGGAGGCCCTGGCACACCGCTGGGGAATCCAAAAGGGCAACCGCAAAAAAATGACCTATCAAAAGATGGCCCGGGCTTTGCGCAACTATGGTAAAACTGGAGAGGTCAAAAAGATCAAGAAAAAACTGACCTATCAGTTCAGTGACGAGGTCCTCGGGAAGACGCATTTGGAGAGAAAGCCATACATGTAG